The following DNA comes from Actinomycetota bacterium.
GCCGAGAGCGTCGGCCTCCCGGACGGAGTGCGCTTGCTCAGCCTGGGTGGTCGCGATGCCGGCTGACCACCTCACAGGATGACGCGATCACCGTGCGAGCTCGATCTCAGCCGGCAGAATCTCTCGCCCACGTAGGTCGTCGCCGGCCAGCTCGGATCGGACGCGCGCGTCGAAGTAGAGGTAGGCCATCGTGAGCCCGACGTACGGCATCAGCACGGCGTAGGTGACACCAGCCACGATGTTGGCTACCGGGAAGGGGGCGCCAGTGACCAGGATCAGGATCGTGCCGAGCAAGGGCCCGACAGCCCCGGCCAGCACGATCGAGGTCGCCAGCAGGACCGCAGTCTTGATGATCTGGCGTCGGACCAGTGCGGCGCTGCGGCGGAGCGACTCGATCGCGGCTGTCCCTTCGAACGCGATCACGGGCACGTAGAGGGCTAGCAGGACGACCAGCACGACCGCAACGGGTGACAAGACGACGGTCAGGCTGAGGAGCCCCAGGACGACCGAGGCGGTCAGAAACGCCCCCAGCAGAGGTCGCCACCGAGTCAGGGCCAAGCGGTAGGCGCGCCGCACGTCGACTTCGGCATCGCGGTCGAGCTCGCCGAGCGCCTGGGTAGTGGCCGCCAGAACCAGCAGGATGCTCGTCGCGAGCAGGACGACCCCCACCACCACAGCCAGCGTGACCCGGACCCCGCCGCCCTCGCCGCCACGGGAGACGGCCGCGACGTCGGGTGCTGTCAGGATCAGGCTTTGCAGTCCGGCCACGACCAGGGAGACCGGGATGGTGAGGAGCCCGATTCCGATGAAGACCCGCCACCGCGACGCGTACATGCTCCCGGCCGCCCGGATCACCTGCCCGCCCGACCTTCGGCGTGCGGCGCGCAGGGGCGCGACAGGTGTCCAGGTCGTGCGGCGCAGGAGGTAGATCACCAGCAGGGCGGTCACTGCCAGGACCAGGAGCAGCCGGACCGGATGGTCTGCCAGCTTGCGGACCACCTCTGACCCACTCGACACGGTGCCGCAGAAGAAGTCCGTGGCGGAAGTGCCCAAGAGCCCGCCGCCCGGTACGGCGTAGCTGAGGTCGCGGCCCTTCTGTGCCTGGTACGTGATCGGGTGGGTCCAGCTGTCCTTGGTGTTCGGGCCTGTAGGTCCGTTGTAGAACGATGCTTCGCGTTGGCCCCACCGCCCCTGGTAGGCGATCCAGGGGAAGGCCGCGACAGCGGCCGTCGGATCGGCGGGGATGACGGCGATGGTGGGGCGCACGTCGTCGCTCGGGCCGCGGGTGTCGTCGCAGCCGAAGCCCTGCTCAGCGGAC
Coding sequences within:
- a CDS encoding Vps62-related protein, whose product is LIAVAVLLPAGITAGPADAAGAGHASPSASDAERALAERFAPVVRLVHQDVECGPGEPYRPSDVDTVLGDRSVALRGPWEGDTAVQIGPTAEDLGEGLFGYHLDFPGNPLEAGCDYETWARTTAVGTAPTAYAHVATEVGRDDRLALQYWFFYPFNDYTNKHEGDWEMIQLVFAASEAAQALDQTPLEVGYSQHEGLEVAVWDDPKLQIVEGSHPVVFPAAGSHANFYDSALYLGTSAEQGFGCDDTRGPSDDVRPTIAVIPADPTAAVAAFPWIAYQGRWGQREASFYNGPTGPNTKDSWTHPITYQAQKGRDLSYAVPGGGLLGTSATDFFCGTVSSGSEVVRKLADHPVRLLLVLAVTALLVIYLLRRTTWTPVAPLRAARRRSGGQVIRAAGSMYASRWRVFIGIGLLTIPVSLVVAGLQSLILTAPDVAAVSRGGEGGGVRVTLAVVVGVVLLATSILLVLAATTQALGELDRDAEVDVRRAYRLALTRWRPLLGAFLTASVVLGLLSLTVVLSPVAVVLVVLLALYVPVIAFEGTAAIESLRRSAALVRRQIIKTAVLLATSIVLAGAVGPLLGTILILVTGAPFPVANIVAGVTYAVLMPYVGLTMAYLYFDARVRSELAGDDLRGREILPAEIELAR